A window from Citrus sinensis cultivar Valencia sweet orange chromosome 3, DVS_A1.0, whole genome shotgun sequence encodes these proteins:
- the LOC102630854 gene encoding protein TRANSPORT INHIBITOR RESPONSE 1 — protein MLKKMSYSSLPEDVLEHVFSFVQSDKDRNVISLVCKSWYEIERWCRRRIFVGNCYAVSPRMAIRRFPEVRSVELKGKPHFADFNLVPEGWGGYVYPWIRAMAGGYPWLEELKLKRMVVTDESLELIAKSFKNFKVLVLSSCEGFSTHGLAAIAADCKNLKELDLWESDVEDPSGNWLSKFPDTCTSLVSLNIACLGSEVSFSALERLVVRCPNLRTLRLNRAVPLEKLAHLLRQAPQLVELGTGTYSADLRPDIFSNLAGAFSGCKELKSLSGFWDVVPAYLPAVYSVCSGLTTLNLSYATIQSPDLIKLVSQCPKLQCLWVLDYIEDSGLEALAATCKDLRELRVFPSEPFGDEPNVSLTEQGLVLVSEGCPKLESVLYFCRRMSNDALVTIAKNRPSMIRFRLCIIDPQTPDYLTLEPLDVGFGAIVQHCKDLRRLSLSGLLTDRVFEYIGTYAKKLEMLSVAFAGESDLGLHHVLSGCDSLRKLEIMDCPFGDKALLANAAKLETMRSLWMSSCSVSFEACKLLGQKMPRLNVEVIDESGPPDSRPELPVKKLYIYRTVTGRRIDMPGFVWNVGEDSALRLS, from the exons ATGTTGAAGAAAATGTCATACTCATCCTTGCCGGAGGATGTATTAGAGCACGTGTTTTCGTTCGTTCAGTCGGATAAAGACCGGAACGTGATATCACTGGTGTGCAAGTCGTGGTATGAGATCGAGCGGTGGTGCAGGCGGAGGATATTCGTCGGAAACTGTTACGCAGTGAGTCCTCGGATGGCGATAAGGCGTTTCCCGGAGGTGAGATCGGTGGAGCTCAAAGGAAAGCCGCACTTTGCTGACTTTAATTTGGTTCCCGAGGGGTGGGGCGGGTACGTCTACCCGTGGATCAGGGCCATGGCGGGCGGGTACCCGTGGCTTGAGGAGCTCAAGTTGAAGCGGATGGTTGTTACGGATGAGAGCTTGGAGCTGATTGCCAAGTcgtttaagaattttaaagttttggtTTTGAGTTCTTGTGAGGGCTTCTCCACTCACGGACTTGCTGCCATTGCTGCCGATTGCAA GAACTTGAAAGAGTTAGACTTGTGGGAGAGTGACGTGGAAGATCCGAGTGGGAATTGGCTCAGCAAATTTCCAGATACATGTACATCACTGGTATCTCTTAACATTGCTTGCCTAGGGTCAGAGGTTAGTTTTTCAGCTCTTGAGCGCTTGGTGGTTCGGTGTCCCAATCTGAGGACTCTGAGGCTCAACCGTGCTGTGCCTCTTGAGAAACTTGCCCACCTACTTCGCCAGGCACCTCAGCTGGTTGAGTTGGGTACAGGCACCTACTCAGCAGATCTGCGCCCCGATATCTTTTCAAACCTAGCGGGAGCTTTTTCAGGCTGTAAAGAACTTAAGAGCCTGTCTGGATTTTGGGATGTGGTTCCAGCTTATCTTCCTGCTGTTTATTCTGTTTGCTCTGGCCTAACAACCTTGAATTTGAGCTATGCCACCATCCAAAGTCCTGATCTAATCAAGCTTGTTAGCCAATGTCCAAAATTGCAGTGTCTTTGG GTACTGGATTACATTGAAGATAGTGGCCTTGAAGCCCTTGCAGCAACTTGCAAGGACCTACGAGAATTGAGGGTGTTCCCATCTGAACCTTTTGGTGACGAGCCAAATGTATCCTTGACAGAACAAGGGCTTGTTCTTGTTTCTGAGGGCTGTCCTAAGCTGGAGTCAGTTCTCTACTTTTGCCGCAGAATGTCTAATGATGCCTTAGTTACCATTGCCAAGAACCGTCCCAGCATGATTCGTTTTCGTCTTTGCATTATTGACCCTCAGACTCCTGATTACTTGACCCTCGAGCCACTGGATGTGGGTTTTGGAGCCATTGTTCAGCATTGCAAGGATCTCCGGCGCCTCTCCCTCTCTGGTCTTCTCACAGATCGTGTTTTCGAGTACATTGGGACGTATGCTAAAAAGTTAGAAATGCTATCTGTGGCCTTTGCTGGAGAGAGTGATTTGGGACTCCATCACGTGCTGTCTGGGTGTGATAGCCTTCGGAAACTGGAGATTATGGACTGTCCCTTTGGGGACAAGGCTCTTTTGGCCAATGCTGCGAAGCTGGAGACAATGCGATCCCTTTGGATGTCTTCATGTTCAGTGAGTTTTGAAGCATGTAAACTGCTAGGTCAGAAGATGCCCAGGCTGAATGTTGAAGTTATTGACGAGAGTGGACCCCCAGATTCAAGGCCGGAGCTCCCTGTTAAAAAGCTTTACATATACAGAACTGTCACCGGGCGGAGGATTGACATGCCTGGTTTTGTTTGGAATGTGGGTGAAGATTCTGCATTGCGGCTTTCTTGA
- the LOC102631164 gene encoding rRNA-processing protein FYV7, producing the protein MKRRDRKDDGIMDGSKSNTIGNNKKKKKKKKKNIQRLGGTALSLEAFANAKSTNQHHNPAFKKKQREFYKNAKYVSKYRKSLKQHTSQQNDASSSAKPAQDENETEDGGEMNISLKKKKKKQSLEELYEKKHEEEERARRERDAIFLAKKEEREKAEAQRKELRSKMFKKTRHGQPVMKYRIEHLLQTIQGSSKKPS; encoded by the exons ATGAAGCGTCGGGATCGGAAAGATGATGGGATAATGGACGGCTCAAAATCGAACACGATCGgcaataataagaagaagaagaagaagaagaagaagaacattcAGAGATTAGGAGGCACCGCGCTCTCTCTCGAGGCCTTCGCTAATGCTAAGTCAACGAATCAACACCACAATCCTGcctttaaaa agaagcaaagGGAGTTCTATAAGAACGCCAAATACGTGAGCAAGTATAGGAAGTCTCTGAAGCAACATACTAGTCAGCAGAATGATGCTTCCTCATCTGCAAAACCCGCTCAG gatgaaaatgaaacagaAGATGGTGGTGAGATGAATATaagtttgaagaagaagaagaagaaacagagTCTAGAAGAACTGTATGAGAAGAAGCACGAAGAGGAAGAGCGGGCAAGAAGGGAGAGGGATGCTATTTTTCTGGCAAAGAaggaagaaagagaaaaggcTGAAGctcaaagaaaagaattgagGTCAAAGATGTTCAAAAAGACACGGCATGGTCAGCCTGTAATGAAGTACAGGATCGAACATCTTTTGCAGACCATTCAGGGTTCGAGCAAAAAACCCAGCTAA
- the LOC102622868 gene encoding bidirectional sugar transporter SWEET14-like produces MAILGPHSVIIFGLLGNIVSFLVYLAPLPTFYRIFKKKSTQGFQSIPYSVALFSAMLLLYYASLKGSNAFMLITINGIGYIIESLYLLFFMIYATKTAKIYTTKLLILFNIGALGLIVLLTYLLSKSSDQRLTIVGWICAVFSVCVFAAPLSIIRQVIRTKSVEYMPFSLSCCLTICAGMWLLYGLSIKDYYIATPNILGMAFGATQMILYLAYRTRRNSEILPVAAAVVDPKDREESNNTGAADPCCNHHHRHDSSNGEVEIKAVETNQINHTA; encoded by the exons atggCAATCCTTGGACCTCACTCTGTTATCATTTTTGGCCTTCTCGGTAACATTGTGTCATTTCTTGTCTATCTGGCACCATT GCCAACGTTCTACAGGatattcaagaaaaaatcaacacaagGGTTCCAATCGATCCCATATTCCGTTGCATTGTTCAGTGCCATGTTGCTGCTCTATTATGCCTCTCTCAAGGGTAGCAATGCATTTATGCTCATAACAATCAACGGCATTGGCTACATCATTGAATCCCTGTACCTCCTATTCTTCATGATTTACGCAACCAAAACTGCCAAG ATTTACACAACAAAGCTGCTAATCTTGTTCAACATTGGGGCGTTGGGATTGATTGTACTCCTCACATACCTACTCTCAAAGAGCTCTGATCAGCGGCTTACCATCGTTGGATGGATCTGTGCTGTTTTCTCTGTCTGTGTTTTTGCGGCTCCTCTTAGTATCATT AGGCAAGTGATAAGGACGAAGAGCGTAGAGTACATGCCATTTTCACTCTCATGCTGCTTGACAATTTGTGCTGGAATGTGGCTGCTTTATGGCCTTTCAATAAAGGATTATTACATTGCA ACACCGAACATTCTGGGAATGGCCTTTGGAGCGACACAGATGATCCTCTACCTCGCCTACAGGACAAGAAGAAATAGCGAGATATTGCCGGTGGCAGCGGCAGTGGTTGATCCAAAAGACAGAGAGGAATCAAATAACACTGGCGCAGCTGATCCTTGTTGCAATCATCATCACCGTCACGACAGTTCTAATGGAGAAGTTGAAATCAAAGCCGTTgagacaaatcaaatcaaccaCACCGCCtga
- the LOC107177234 gene encoding CASP-like protein 1E1 isoform X2, translated as MGSQYKPSNMDGVATVSNVKVVESSKRVMFKSSDVMLRILGFSLTFIAAIVVGVDKETQIISFTLAETMPSVQVSVTAKWQFMSAFVIKCYSKFIRSIIFGIYLGNHEIPQQRSFGTHHVRFNHHGAAVLGQWSSHGYRNDRS; from the exons ATGGGGAGCCAGTACAAACCCAGCAACATGGACGGAGTTGCAACTGTAAGCAATGTGAAAGTTGTGGAGAGCTCAAAGAGAGTAATGTTCAAATCCAGTGATGTTATGCTACGTATTCTGGGATTCTCCCTCACATTCATTGCTGCGATTGTTGTTGGTGTTGATAAGGAGACTCagattatttcttttactcTTGCCGAAACCATGCCCTCTGTGCAAGTTTCTGTCACTGCTAAGTGGCAATTTATGTCTGCTTTTGT TATCAAATGCTATAGCAAGTTCATACGCAGCATTATCTTTGGCATTTACCTTGGCAATCACGAGATTCCACAACAACGCAGCTTTGGGACTCATCATGTTAGATTTAATCACCATGGGGCTGCTGTTCTCGGCCAATGGAGCAGCCATGGCTATCGGAATGATCGGTCTTAA
- the LOC107177234 gene encoding CASP-like protein 1E1 isoform X1 produces the protein MGSQYKPSNMDGVATVSNVKVVESSKRVMFKSSDVMLRILGFSLTFIAAIVVGVDKETQIISFTLAETMPSVQVSVTAKWQFMSAFVYFLVSNAIASSYAALSLAFTLAITRFHNNAALGLIMLDLITMGLLFSANGAAMAIGMIGLKGNSHVHWNKVCNVFGGFCRNFTAALVLSILGSFAFLFLVAVAILNLHKRSQ, from the exons ATGGGGAGCCAGTACAAACCCAGCAACATGGACGGAGTTGCAACTGTAAGCAATGTGAAAGTTGTGGAGAGCTCAAAGAGAGTAATGTTCAAATCCAGTGATGTTATGCTACGTATTCTGGGATTCTCCCTCACATTCATTGCTGCGATTGTTGTTGGTGTTGATAAGGAGACTCagattatttcttttactcTTGCCGAAACCATGCCCTCTGTGCAAGTTTCTGTCACTGCTAAGTGGCAATTTATGTCTGCTTTTGT GTACTTCCTAGTATCAAATGCTATAGCAAGTTCATACGCAGCATTATCTTTGGCATTTACCTTGGCAATCACGAGATTCCACAACAACGCAGCTTTGGGACTCATCATGTTAGATTTAATCACCATGGGGCTGCTGTTCTCGGCCAATGGAGCAGCCATGGCTATCGGAATGATCGGTCTTAAGGGGAACTCACATGTTCACTGGAATAAGGTTTGCAATGTGTTTGGTGGCTTCTGCCGGAATTTCACCGCTGCTCTGGTCTTATCCATACTTGGATCGTTTGCCTTTCTGTTTTTGGTAGCAGTTGCTATTCTTAACCTCCACAAAAGATCTCAGTAG
- the LOC102631474 gene encoding zinc finger protein CONSTANS-LIKE 13: MTGATQATEHEQRQDQRKGRLCDYCNDRVAVLYCRADTAKLCLFCDKEVHSTNQLFSKHSRSQLCDVCDASPASIFCETEHSVLCTNCDWESHSQSNLRVSSVHNRRPIESFSGCPSVNEMFAIIGFDDLDSKALFLNDETRNYSHFDGVDSDGFSDLFAWETPDFVSLDDLIVSSNAGHNFQAIGVPPLPKNRNAAGGQHKEEMLHQLRQLAKLDPNFKYENANIDEPIVGFHSLVPEPISQPGNTNTGSELDAEPNRFPAYEASTLQWFGDSFDHANQLPSTLFKSCKEESFIVPEKHFDTDGFVKNINEGGEGQSQHPTNTEKSSVFHRVSVHELNSQERDSALSRYKEKKKTRRYDKHVRYESRKVRAESRTRIKGRFAKIDH; encoded by the exons ATGACCGGTGCTACCCAAGCAACAGAGCATGAGCAGAGACAAGACCAAAGAAAAGGGCGTCTCTGCGATTACTGTAACGACAGAGTGGCTGTTTTGTACTGCAGAGCTGACACAGCCAAACTTTGCTTATTTTGTGACAAGGAAGTTCACTCGACAAACCAGCTCTTCTCCAAGCACTCTCGCTCGCAGCTCTGTGATGTCTGTGACGCTTCCCCTGCTTCCATCTTTTGCGAAACAGAGCACTCCGTTTTGTGCACCAACTGTGACTGGGAAAGTCACAGCCAGAGCAACTTACGTGTCTCTTCTGTGCATAATCGTAGACCCATTGAGTCCTTTAGTGGGTGCCCATCAGTGAATGAAATGTTTGCAATAATTGGGTTCGATGATTTGGATAGTAAAGCTCTGTTTTTGAATGATGAGACTAGAAACTATAGTCATTTTGATGGCGTTGATAGTGATGGCTTTTCGGACTTGTTTGCTTGGGAAACTCCAGATTTTGTGTCTCTTGATGATTTGATCGTTTCTAGTAACGCGGGTCACAATTTTCAAGCTATTGGCGTGCCTCCTTTGCCTAAG AACCGTAATGCTGCCGGTGGCCAACACAAGGAAGAAATGCTTCATCAGCTTCGTCAACTTGCAAAGCTTGATCCCAACTTTAAGTATGAAAATGCAAATATTGATGAACCCATTGTTGGTTTTCACTCATTAGTACCCGAACCAATCTCGCAACCAGGAAATACGAACACAGGTTCAGAACTTGATGCAGAACCAAACAGATTTCCTGCTTACGAG GCCAGTACACTTCAGTGGTTTGGTGATAGTTTTGACCATGCAAATCAGCTTCCTTCGACGTTATTTAAAAGCTGTAAGGAGGAAAGTTTTATTGTCCCTGAAAAACATTTTGACACTGATGGATTTGTGAAGAACATCAATGAAGGCGGTGAAGGGCAATCACAACATCCCACTAATACTGAAAAGTCATCAGTTTTTCATAGAGTTTCTGTACATGAGTTAAACAGTCAGGAAAGAGATTCTGCTCTCTCAAGATacaaggagaaaaagaaaacaaggaG GTATGATAAGCACGTCAGATATGAGTCTAGGAAGGTTCGGGCTGAAAGCAGGACAAGAATTAAGGGACGTTTTGCTAAGATTGATCATTAA
- the LOC102606878 gene encoding membrane-anchored ubiquitin-fold protein 3 yields the protein MGEGEECVELKFRIYDGTDICHGTYASSTTVATLKQQLVAEWPQGKTITPKSINDVKLIHAGKILENDRTLADSRITVGDLPSGVTTMHVVIQPLVAKKKTEKTKEEMQKQNSCACIIL from the exons ATGGGTGAAGGAGAGGAGTGTGTTGAGCTGAAATTTCGCATCTATGATGGAACAGATATTTGTCATGGTACCTATGCGTCATCTACCACAGTTGCAACTCTTAAGCAGCAGCTGGTTGCTGAGTGGCCCCAAG GTAAAACAATCACACCCAAATCAATAAATGATGTAAAACTCATACATGCTGGTAAAATTTTGGAGAATGACAGGACACTTGCAGATTCAAGAATAACTGTTGGTGACCTTCCTAGTGGTGTTACTACCATGCATGTTGTCATACAGCCCCTTGTTGCTAAAAAGAAGACAG AGAAGACCAAGGAAGAGATGCAGAAGCAGAATTCATGTGCATGTATTATCCTTTAA